Proteins encoded in a region of the Candidatus Obscuribacter sp. genome:
- a CDS encoding TIGR01777 family protein, with amino-acid sequence MKIALAGASGMIGTALTEYLKSRGDVVVALKRNPDSKTQPFLGVDPDYLMEFDAVINLAGENIAAKRWSDEQKKLILDSRVEATEFLARTLAKTKGKPQVFISGSAIGYYGNRNDEVIDESSSVGKGFLADVCKAWEGAADHACRDGLRIVKLRTGVVLGKSGGALAKMLLPFQMGAGGILGSGKQYMSWIALADAVRVIDFILKSSDITGPVNMTAPHPVTNAEFTAAMGKVLHRPAVLPAPAFALKVILGQMAEEMLLEGAKVMPRKLEKAGFKFDYGNLNAALSAEISGEAAIKHLQTV; translated from the coding sequence ATGAAAATCGCCTTAGCCGGAGCCAGCGGCATGATTGGCACAGCGCTTACAGAGTACCTCAAGAGTAGAGGTGATGTCGTAGTCGCGCTCAAACGCAACCCCGACAGTAAGACACAGCCATTTCTTGGCGTCGACCCGGACTATTTGATGGAGTTTGACGCTGTCATCAATTTGGCAGGAGAAAACATCGCAGCCAAAAGATGGTCCGATGAACAAAAAAAACTTATCCTCGACAGTCGAGTAGAAGCCACAGAATTTTTAGCTCGCACACTAGCTAAGACCAAAGGTAAGCCTCAAGTTTTTATCAGTGGTTCGGCTATTGGCTATTACGGCAATCGCAATGATGAAGTAATTGATGAAAGCAGCTCAGTGGGCAAAGGCTTCCTCGCCGATGTTTGCAAAGCCTGGGAAGGTGCTGCAGATCATGCCTGCCGAGATGGACTGCGCATTGTCAAATTGCGCACCGGAGTCGTCCTGGGCAAATCAGGTGGTGCACTGGCCAAGATGCTTCTGCCATTTCAGATGGGAGCCGGCGGCATCCTCGGTAGTGGCAAACAATATATGAGCTGGATAGCACTGGCCGATGCTGTGAGAGTGATTGACTTTATCCTCAAAAGTAGCGATATCACTGGTCCGGTCAATATGACCGCACCACATCCAGTGACAAACGCTGAGTTTACTGCAGCCATGGGTAAGGTTTTGCACAGACCGGCTGTGCTACCAGCTCCAGCCTTTGCTCTTAAGGTCATCCTCGGTCAGATGGCCGAAGAGATGCTTTTGGAAGGAGCAAAAGTGATGCCACGCAAACTGGAAAAAGCAGGCTTCAAATTTGACTATGGCAATCTCAATGCCGCCCTTAGTGCCGAAATATCTGGAGAAGCTGCCATCAAACATTTGCAAACAGTATAG
- a CDS encoding RNA polymerase sigma factor RpoD/SigA, whose translation MSEAYGFKSSYNQYSPGKRSRSLEGRSYSKTDKSIRLSEDFTPGGEMLLDSPWTEPEIELDVAKTADLDVALEDSEVEEEEPDLKVRALKRKNAVLGEASASEPAFYAYLQNVGRNTLLKADEEKELGRKIKEGNQDALNLLIRSNLRLVVSIAKRFRNQGLDMEDLVQEGNIGLIHAARKFDFTMGNRFSTYATWWIRQAVMRAIANKGRTIRIPVHTRGQITRLKRCAREYHQKLGRYPTEEELARETEMDVSEVKRLLSGLSNILSLDEGIPGNDKESIGSFIEDDLSAKPESEAEAALLRKTIARLTRHLSPIESETVSYLYGLKGGIACDTKMVADLLKIDVQEVRRIQKRSLKRMRRHLYNSSIDDFV comes from the coding sequence ATGTCTGAAGCATACGGATTCAAATCTAGCTATAACCAGTATTCACCCGGTAAAAGGTCCAGAAGCCTTGAAGGCCGCAGTTATAGCAAAACAGATAAATCAATTAGATTGTCTGAGGATTTTACACCGGGTGGAGAAATGCTCCTAGATTCGCCCTGGACCGAACCCGAGATAGAACTAGACGTAGCAAAGACAGCCGACCTTGATGTCGCCCTCGAAGATAGCGAAGTAGAGGAAGAAGAACCAGATCTCAAAGTGCGCGCGCTGAAACGCAAAAACGCAGTGCTGGGCGAAGCCAGTGCTAGTGAACCAGCCTTTTATGCCTATCTCCAAAACGTAGGACGCAACACTCTACTTAAGGCTGATGAAGAAAAAGAACTCGGCCGCAAGATAAAAGAAGGTAATCAAGACGCTCTTAACTTGTTAATCAGGAGCAACTTACGACTGGTTGTAAGCATCGCCAAAAGATTCCGCAATCAGGGTCTCGATATGGAAGACCTGGTGCAAGAAGGCAATATCGGTCTGATTCATGCAGCCCGCAAGTTTGATTTCACCATGGGCAATCGGTTTTCGACCTATGCTACATGGTGGATCAGACAAGCCGTGATGAGAGCTATCGCCAATAAGGGTCGCACAATTCGCATCCCGGTCCATACTAGAGGGCAGATAACCAGGCTCAAAAGATGTGCCCGTGAGTATCACCAAAAGCTCGGTCGTTATCCCACCGAAGAAGAACTGGCAAGAGAAACCGAGATGGACGTGAGCGAAGTTAAACGCTTACTTAGTGGGCTGTCTAATATTCTCTCGCTTGATGAAGGCATACCTGGCAATGACAAAGAGTCAATTGGTAGCTTTATCGAGGACGATCTCAGCGCCAAACCAGAGAGCGAAGCTGAAGCAGCGTTATTGCGCAAGACCATTGCACGTCTGACCCGTCACCTCTCCCCTATCGAATCTGAGACAGTTAGCTATCTCTACGGTCTCAAGGGCGGTATTGCCTGTGACACAAAGATGGTGGCCGACCTGCTCAAAATAGACGTACAAGAAGTAAGACGCATCCAAAAACGGTCGCTCAAGCGCATGCGCAGACACTTATACAACTCATCAATCGATGACTTTGTCTAA
- a CDS encoding PAS domain-containing protein, which yields MKPTSQSGDKTDGQSVEELVTRLGIISVATSDDARELDHYGSEKDEQLLLLKRAVESARNGVCITNPRLPDNPIIYVNDAFLEMTGFSKHQILGRNCRFLQRDDRDQIEIDALRQAIRNEQPITITLKNYRRDGSLFYNELTVSPVHDERGRLINFVGIQNDITPRKDAERRVSEFYSVISHELRTPLTAINGALSVIADGSAGKVNSQVLRMVQIAQENSERLIRLISDILDWKKIEAGKFKLSLIDTPPELLVNSVIAAARPLAFAKKIILQKEILSNIPVCLDVDRTTQILTNLVDNAIKFSPNGAIVIIRVEMMGNDTTRFSVIDKGSGIAPEQAGKLFKLFQQLDSSDSRKKGGTGLGLAICKSLVELHGGQIGLVSEPGEGTTFWFDFYTNKGAPK from the coding sequence TTGAAACCGACATCCCAATCTGGAGATAAGACCGACGGGCAATCGGTAGAAGAGCTTGTCACCAGGCTGGGTATCATATCGGTAGCGACCAGTGACGACGCCAGAGAATTAGATCATTACGGCAGCGAAAAAGATGAGCAATTGCTCTTACTTAAACGCGCTGTCGAATCAGCTCGCAATGGTGTCTGCATCACAAATCCGCGTTTGCCAGATAATCCTATTATCTATGTCAATGACGCATTTTTGGAGATGACTGGCTTTAGCAAGCATCAGATACTTGGTCGCAACTGCCGTTTTTTGCAAAGAGACGACCGTGATCAAATCGAGATAGACGCACTGAGACAGGCTATCCGCAATGAGCAGCCGATAACTATCACACTCAAAAACTATCGCCGAGATGGTTCGCTCTTTTACAATGAGCTGACTGTCTCTCCGGTACACGATGAGAGAGGTCGATTAATAAACTTTGTCGGCATCCAAAATGATATTACTCCGCGCAAAGACGCTGAGCGCAGAGTATCAGAATTTTATTCGGTTATTTCTCATGAGCTGCGTACTCCTCTAACTGCTATCAACGGCGCACTGAGTGTGATTGCCGACGGCTCGGCCGGCAAGGTCAATAGCCAGGTATTGAGGATGGTGCAAATCGCCCAAGAAAATTCGGAGCGACTTATACGACTTATCTCAGATATTCTCGACTGGAAAAAAATCGAAGCAGGCAAGTTTAAACTCAGCCTCATCGATACTCCTCCAGAGCTATTGGTAAATAGCGTCATTGCCGCAGCACGTCCTCTGGCTTTTGCCAAAAAGATAATTTTGCAAAAGGAGATTCTTTCAAACATACCAGTTTGCTTAGATGTAGATCGCACAACGCAAATATTGACCAATCTTGTCGACAACGCAATTAAGTTTTCGCCAAATGGTGCAATCGTAATAATTAGAGTAGAAATGATGGGGAACGATACAACCAGATTTAGTGTCATAGACAAGGGATCTGGTATAGCTCCTGAGCAGGCAGGCAAGCTATTCAAACTCTTTCAACAACTTGACTCCTCTGACAGTCGTAAAAAAGGTGGGACAGGGCTCGGACTGGCAATTTGTAAATCGCTGGTGGAATTACACGGCGGTCAAATTGGCTTAGTCAGTGAGCCTGGAGAAGGTACTACCTTCTGGTTTGATTTTTATACAAATAAGGGAGCCCCTAAATGA
- a CDS encoding serine/threonine protein kinase, producing MAEIDSGAAGGARYKHLVTLVSLALALVVALAALMVTIGWGVDSDSLKTLFAGGQPIWCSTAINFVLIALALLFFSLPHKVPGFAANKKPLYIVATALAGIVFLSGLLTAMETLLGLDLSLNQTLYQSSSETAGITYPGPMSPDASIAFAFIAAGLITQSWLPALSGRMQWLFLVALMITSLPLFGTLTGARALCTFFGCLRMSAVVSMFFLLACLACFLSRSESGPAHILVAESPSGVVARRTSLLLLLLPSLLALRQYISATHIVDDPLSWAIFGMGATALVVVIVISGVKAAEAYSRPITNAISSESDGKRVSIQSIEDAIARQPAEEMQGALVAGNVKQERIKKICLECDREFSQSETICPDCKIPLARVVNKSLVGELFADKYEIIWSIGEGAMARVYKARHKYLDQMVALKVLNAAVSSTTVGIKRFQQEAKALAAVDHPNIVAVQDFGFSANGEAFLAMEYASGRSLADLLAETRTLNPPDTVAIVSQLCDALTHAHDKGIVHRDLKPSNIMCRKLNSGEWSVKVVDFGLAKMIDDENGQSALKLTQTGECHGSPPYMSPEQCMGKDVDYRTDIYALGCIIYECVTGYPPFNSGGVYDILTSHVNTPAPAPVSHLELSPEITGLLLCTLQKDPAMRFARAAEIKEIFAVLEPTATAI from the coding sequence GTGGCAGAGATAGATAGTGGTGCTGCTGGTGGTGCCAGATATAAGCATTTAGTAACTCTAGTCTCTCTGGCTCTCGCCCTGGTGGTAGCGCTGGCGGCGCTGATGGTGACAATCGGCTGGGGCGTCGATAGCGATAGTCTTAAAACCCTTTTTGCTGGTGGGCAACCGATCTGGTGCTCGACGGCAATTAATTTTGTCTTGATTGCCCTGGCTTTGTTGTTTTTTAGTTTGCCACATAAGGTGCCTGGCTTTGCTGCTAACAAAAAGCCCCTCTACATAGTGGCTACAGCACTAGCTGGCATAGTCTTTTTGTCGGGTCTTTTAACAGCGATGGAGACATTGCTAGGTCTGGATCTGAGTCTAAATCAGACTCTTTATCAAAGCTCCAGTGAGACCGCCGGTATCACCTATCCTGGACCGATGTCTCCTGATGCCTCAATTGCCTTTGCCTTTATCGCGGCCGGGTTGATCACTCAGTCCTGGCTGCCAGCGCTTAGTGGGCGTATGCAATGGCTCTTTTTAGTTGCGCTCATGATTACGTCACTGCCTCTATTTGGCACCCTCACTGGTGCTCGCGCACTGTGTACATTCTTTGGCTGCCTGCGTATGTCGGCAGTTGTGTCTATGTTCTTTCTTTTGGCTTGTCTGGCTTGTTTTTTGTCACGCAGCGAGTCTGGACCGGCACATATACTCGTTGCCGAGTCGCCATCAGGTGTGGTGGCCAGACGCACGAGTTTGTTGCTTTTGCTCTTGCCCTCACTCCTGGCACTCAGGCAGTATATATCTGCTACTCACATAGTGGATGATCCGCTCAGCTGGGCTATATTTGGCATGGGGGCGACAGCTCTTGTAGTAGTCATAGTGATCTCTGGAGTCAAAGCCGCCGAGGCTTATAGCCGACCGATTACCAATGCGATTAGCAGCGAAAGTGACGGTAAGCGTGTCAGTATCCAGTCAATTGAGGATGCCATCGCCAGGCAACCAGCAGAAGAAATGCAAGGTGCTCTTGTGGCTGGCAATGTAAAACAAGAGCGCATCAAAAAAATCTGTCTTGAATGCGATAGAGAATTTAGCCAATCAGAAACTATCTGTCCAGATTGCAAAATACCTCTAGCTAGGGTGGTAAACAAATCTCTCGTAGGTGAGCTGTTTGCTGACAAATACGAGATCATCTGGTCAATTGGAGAGGGCGCCATGGCGCGCGTCTACAAGGCTCGTCATAAGTATCTCGATCAAATGGTGGCACTAAAAGTCTTAAACGCTGCTGTCTCCAGCACCACTGTTGGTATTAAGAGATTTCAGCAAGAAGCCAAGGCACTCGCTGCCGTTGATCACCCTAATATCGTGGCGGTGCAGGATTTTGGTTTTAGCGCTAATGGTGAGGCCTTTCTTGCTATGGAATACGCCTCAGGGCGCTCTCTAGCTGACCTCCTGGCTGAGACAAGGACTCTCAACCCACCGGATACTGTGGCGATAGTGAGCCAGCTCTGCGATGCTCTTACTCACGCTCATGACAAAGGTATCGTGCACCGCGACCTCAAACCCTCTAATATCATGTGCCGCAAGCTCAACAGCGGTGAGTGGTCGGTCAAAGTTGTAGACTTTGGTCTAGCCAAAATGATTGATGATGAGAATGGTCAGTCGGCTCTCAAGCTGACCCAGACAGGAGAATGCCACGGCAGTCCTCCCTACATGAGCCCAGAGCAGTGCATGGGCAAGGATGTAGACTACCGCACCGATATCTATGCGCTGGGCTGCATTATCTATGAATGTGTCACAGGATATCCGCCATTTAATAGCGGCGGTGTTTATGACATTTTGACCAGTCATGTTAATACACCAGCACCCGCGCCTGTGTCACATCTAGAGCTATCACCAGAAATTACAGGGCTGCTTTTGTGTACATTGCAAAAGGACCCTGCGATGCGCTTTGCGCGCGCTGCCGAGATAAAAGAA
- a CDS encoding response regulator transcription factor, producing MAKILLVEDDSALAEVTRFGLQSQGHMVQTAADGRQALSNLRVNKYDLVILDWMMPEVTGIEVLETYRKAGGKTPVLMLTAKTLLDDKERGLDAGADDYLTKPFEHRELQARVRALLRRPTSLNGSILQVADITLDPASCVVTKAGAELKLRPKVYSLLEFLMRHPDQVYSAEAILERVWLDDAMVSTETVRAHFKLLRKSLQLKEGTLIKTVRNRGYMLSSSQSG from the coding sequence TTGGCAAAAATCCTGCTTGTTGAAGATGACAGTGCACTGGCTGAAGTGACCAGGTTTGGTCTGCAAAGTCAGGGTCATATGGTCCAGACGGCTGCCGACGGTAGGCAGGCTCTGAGCAATCTGCGGGTCAACAAATACGACCTCGTCATTTTAGACTGGATGATGCCTGAAGTGACAGGCATCGAAGTACTCGAAACCTATCGCAAGGCAGGGGGCAAAACCCCAGTACTCATGCTTACCGCCAAGACACTACTGGACGACAAAGAGCGTGGATTAGATGCTGGTGCTGACGACTATCTCACCAAACCCTTTGAGCATAGAGAGCTACAAGCCAGGGTGAGAGCACTTTTGCGCCGACCTACCTCGCTCAATGGCTCGATATTGCAAGTGGCTGATATTACACTCGACCCGGCCAGTTGTGTGGTGACCAAAGCCGGAGCGGAGCTTAAACTGAGACCAAAAGTATATAGCCTGCTTGAATTTTTGATGCGCCACCCGGATCAGGTCTACTCGGCTGAGGCTATACTGGAGCGGGTCTGGCTCGATGATGCCATGGTCTCCACCGAGACTGTGCGGGCGCATTTTAAACTTTTGCGTAAGAGCCTGCAACTTAAAGAGGGCACGTTAATCAAAACCGTGCGCAACCGCGGCTATATGCTCAGCTCCAGTCAGTCTGGTTGA